From the genome of Bryobacteraceae bacterium:
GCGCTCCGCGTGAAGCCGGTAAAAAACAGCATCAGCCCGTCTTCGAGATTGGTCACCGTCTGCCGCGACACCCCGAGCGGCTCGACATCGATCTTTCCGCCCGGATGGAACGTGAAGCTGGTGATCCCGCCGAACGCCGCGATGAACTGATCCTGCTTGCCGATCGGCTCCTTCAGCCGGTCGAGCTCGATGTGACAGGCCTGCTCGGCCAGCTCCCGCGGCGGCACGAAGTTCTTCGCGAGCGCATGCAGCGCCCGCAGCAGCGCCGTCGTAAAGCTCCCCGACGACCCCATCCCCGTCCCGGCCGGAATGTCGGCCATGCTCGTGATCTCCAGATGCTCGTGCTGCGTCGGCGCCAGCTTCAGCGCCTCCCGCACGATCGGGTGCTGAATCGCATCTACCGATTCCACCGCCTCAAGCTTGGAATACTTCAGAATGATCCCCGGCGCGAACGACTCATGCACCGTGATGTAGACGTACTTGTCGATCGCCGCCGACATCACGAATCCGGTGTGATGTTCGTAATAAGACGGCAGATCCGTTCCGCCCCCGCCCAGCGAGATCCGCAGCGGGCTCCGTGTGATGATCAATCCTGTTCTCCTGTTGTTTTCGCGACCACCGGCCCGCGGGGGTCCGACCCCTCCGCGCGCCCGGTCGGCCCGCGCCTGCGGGGCTGATCTTTGACTAGTATACCCGGGGTCTGTACGTCCTAAAACTGGAAGTAGATGAACTGCACGTCGCGATCGTCAAAGATCAGGAAAATGAACAACAGCGCGGCATAGGCGGCCGGCCGCAGCCAAGCCACCGGAGGCCGGATTTCGCCTTTCGCCGGCAGTTCGAACCGCGCCGCCAGCCACGGCTCCACCACGCAGTAGGCCGCGATGATCATCGTCAGCAGGTACTGGTTCACCGAGTACGCAACCCGGAACGACTGCGGCGCCGCCATCGTCGTCAACATCGTCAGCGACTGATCGAGGCTCGCCGCCCGGAACGGCACCCAGGCCGCCACCACCGCCGTAATCGTGAATACCCGCCATCCCCAGCCCGCCCACCATGCCTTCGCCCAGGCGTGTTTCTCCTCCACCCGCTCCCACATCCGGTACAAAACCAGATACACCCCGTGCATCAGCCCCCACAGCACGTAGCCCCATCCGGCCCCGTGCCACAACCCGACGAGCGCCATGATTCCGATCAGGCTCCCGTACAACGGCAGCGGCGCTCCCCCATACTTCGCGTTCACCGGGAAGAACAGATAATCCCGGATCCAGCGCGACAACGTCATATGCCACCGGCCCCAGAAATCCGGCGGCGAGGAGGCATGGTAGGGGAACCGGAAATTCTCCGGAAGCGTGATCCCCATCATCTGCGCCACCCCGATCGCCATGTTCGAATACGAGGAAAAATCGAAGTAAATCTGCAAACCGAACGCCACCGCCAACGCCCAGTTATCGAAGAACGAATTGGTCGCCGCCGCCTGCGGCAGAAACCCTTCGTCGACGAACGCGGACAGGTTGTTGGCGAGCAGATTCTTCTGTACCAGTCCCACGATCAGCCGGTCCAGGCCCCGCAGCAGGTGCCCCGTTTCGAACCGCAGGTTCTTCGAAAACTGCGGCGCCAGTTCCCGAAACCGTACGATCGGCCCGGCCATCAGATGCGGCCAGAACAGGACGAACAGCCCCAGATCGGACAGCCGCGCCTGCTTGGTGCGGCCCTGCCGCGTGTCGAGCAGGTAGCTCACCGCCTCGAACGTGTAAAACGAAATGCCGAGCGGCAGCGCCAGCGTATAGCCCGGTCCCAATCCCTGCCGGCCCAGCCACCCCATCGCCGCGTTGACGTTCTCCACCACGAACGGCCAATACTTGAACACGCTCAGAATCGCCAGCACCGCCGCGATTCCCGTCCACATCCATCTCCCGGCCGCATCCTTGTCCTGCTCCATCCGCCGCCCGCACACATACGCGGTTCCGCATACCAGCAGCGGCAGCGCCGTGTGCGCCACGTTCCAGGTGGCGTAGTAGAGCAGGCTCACCGCCAGCAGATACCACCGTCGCCAGTTCACCGGAATCAGCCAGTACAACCCGATCACCGGAATCAACGCGAGCAGGTAGGAGTAGGAGGTGAACGCCATGACCTGCTACGGCTTCTCTTCTTCCAGCAATCCGGCAAACCGCGCCGCCATCAACCGATGCCCCTGCCGCCCGATATGCAACGGGTCCGGACCGTTCATCCAGCGTCCCCAGTACTGTTCCGAAAGGGCGCTTTCGAGATCCACCAGCCGCACCCCTTCCTGCCCGGCCACCGTTGCGATGAACTTCCGGTATTCCTCCCGGTCCCGCGCGCTCCGGTACAGCTTCACCTTCGGGTTGAGCGGCGCATGGAACAGCAGCACCTTCACGTGTTTCTCCCGGCACGCCCCGACCATCGCCTCAAGCGCCGCCCGGCTCCGCTCCCAACGCGTCCCGCTGATCGTCCTCGCCGTGCTCGGTTTCAACTGCAGCACATACACCC
Proteins encoded in this window:
- a CDS encoding MBOAT family O-acyltransferase encodes the protein MAFTSYSYLLALIPVIGLYWLIPVNWRRWYLLAVSLLYYATWNVAHTALPLLVCGTAYVCGRRMEQDKDAAGRWMWTGIAAVLAILSVFKYWPFVVENVNAAMGWLGRQGLGPGYTLALPLGISFYTFEAVSYLLDTRQGRTKQARLSDLGLFVLFWPHLMAGPIVRFRELAPQFSKNLRFETGHLLRGLDRLIVGLVQKNLLANNLSAFVDEGFLPQAAATNSFFDNWALAVAFGLQIYFDFSSYSNMAIGVAQMMGITLPENFRFPYHASSPPDFWGRWHMTLSRWIRDYLFFPVNAKYGGAPLPLYGSLIGIMALVGLWHGAGWGYVLWGLMHGVYLVLYRMWERVEEKHAWAKAWWAGWGWRVFTITAVVAAWVPFRAASLDQSLTMLTTMAAPQSFRVAYSVNQYLLTMIIAAYCVVEPWLAARFELPAKGEIRPPVAWLRPAAYAALLFIFLIFDDRDVQFIYFQF
- a CDS encoding galactokinase, with the protein product MIITRSPLRISLGGGGTDLPSYYEHHTGFVMSAAIDKYVYITVHESFAPGIILKYSKLEAVESVDAIQHPIVREALKLAPTQHEHLEITSMADIPAGTGMGSSGSFTTALLRALHALAKNFVPPRELAEQACHIELDRLKEPIGKQDQFIAAFGGITSFTFHPGGKIDVEPLGVSRQTVTNLEDGLMLFFTGFTRSASAILQDQDKRSKQNDQSMIDNLHYVKQLGYESREALLAGDLRRFAEVMHVHWEHKKKRSAGMSNPQIDALYELARQNGALGGKVIGAGGGGFLMFYTENRMRLRQAMTGAGLQEIRMRFDFEGTQVVARS